One part of the Salmo salar chromosome ssa10, Ssal_v3.1, whole genome shotgun sequence genome encodes these proteins:
- the sin3aa gene encoding LOW QUALITY PROTEIN: SIN3 transcription regulator family member Aa (The sequence of the model RefSeq protein was modified relative to this genomic sequence to represent the inferred CDS: deleted 1 base in 1 codon), giving the protein MKRRLEEQEPVFASQQRRFTGSTEAFQHRVLAPAPAAYEAVGDSMQPTAGNIQYSVPQGYQVSTVPQNSSGHGHAPSPAVHHHSPAVQPHGPPVMQGHAHPPASAQGQQQFQRLKVEDALSYLDQVKLQFGNQPQVYNDFLDIMKEFKSQSIDTPGVISRVSQLFKGHPDLIMGFNTFLPPGYKIEVATNDLVNVTTPGQIHHITPHGISVSQIPLSGLPTPHQPPAPTTTSAPPPPTQPTPTKISKPLQSPVLTPSSQPNPSIPAYASPRSPTLQPHTPISGTPNAPPLQNNQPVEFNHAINYVNKIKNRFQGQPDIYKAFLEILHTYQKEQRNAKEAGGNYTPALTEQEVYAQVARLFKNQEDLLSEFGQFLPDANSSVLLSKTTAEKAESVRNDHGGTAKKLQLNNKQRPNQNGCQIRMLSGTVATPPVKKKPKLVNLKDSSLVEDSKHGDGTESLFFEKVRKGLRSAEAYDNFLRCLVIFNQEVISRAELVQLVLPFLGKFPELFNWFKNFLGYREMSHTERYPKERALEGIAMEIDYASCKRLGSSYRALPKSYTQPKCTGRTPLCKEVLNDTWVSFPSWSEDSTFVSSKKTQYEEHIYRCEDERFELDVVLETNLATIRMLETVQRKLSRMSAEEQAKFRLDNTLGGSSEVIHRKAIQRIYGDKAPDIIDGLKKNPAVSVPIVLKRLKTKEEEWREAQRGFNKIWREQNEKYYLKSLDHQGINFKQNDTKVLRSKTLLNEIESIYDERQEQASEENTVMPSGPHLTLTYEDSQILEDAAALIIHHVKRQTGIQKEDKYKIKQIIHHLIPDMLFAQRGELSDLEEEEEEEEMELDVSVAKKHNGVTQGGSPNKSSKLLFCNTGAQKLRSCAEAYNLFYVNNNWYIFLRLHQTLCSRLTRIYGQAERQIEEDIRERDWEREVLGLKRDKNDNPAIQLRLKEPMDIEVEDYYSAFLEMVRNLLDGNLEPAQYEDSLREMFTIHAYTAFTMDKLIQSIVRQLQHIVSDEICVQVTDLYLAEGTNEATGGPLPTQTSRASTEGCYQRKAEQIMSDENCFKLMFLKNRGHVQLTVELLDTEEENSDEPMEAERWSDYVGRYLNSDSTSPELREHLAQKPVFLPRNLRRIRKYQSGREQLEKEASEGEKKSMENAENLKMECMFKLNSYKMVYVFKSEDYMYRRTALLRAHQSHERVSTRLHKRFQAWVDFWVKEHVTRDMAAETNKWLMGEGRDGLVPCTTTRELEILHFMNINKYRVKYGSPLNAP; this is encoded by the exons ATGAAACGGCGCTTGGAGGAACAGGAACCGGTATTTGCGTCCCAACAGCGGCGCTTCACTGGCAGCACGGAGGCTTTCCAGCACCGCGTCCTGGCCCCGGCGCCTGCCGCATACGAGGCCGTGGGCGACAGCATGCAGCCTACCGCAGGCAACATCCAGTATTCTGTCCCACAGGGCTACCAG GTCTCCACTGTGCCACAGAACTCGAGTGGTCATGGCCACGCCCCTAGCCCAGCTGTACACCACCACAGCCCAGCGGTCCAGCCCCATGGGCCCCCTGTGATGCAGGGCCACGCTCACCCCCCTGCCTCAGCCCAGGGCCAGCAGCAATTCCAGAGGCTCAAG gtgGAAGATGCTTTGTCTTACCTGGACCAAGTGAAACTCCAGTTTGGCAACCAACCTCAAGTCTACAATGACTTCCTGGACATCATGAAGGAGTTCAAGTCTCAAAG CATTGACACTCCTGGGGTGATAAGCAGGGTATCCCAGCTCTTCAAAGGCCACCCTGACCTCATTATGGGATTCAACACCTTCCTGCCACCGGGCTACAAGATCGAGGTCGCGACCAACGACCTGGTCAATGTGACCACGCCGGGTCAGATCCACCACATCACCCCTCACGGCATCTCTGTCTCACAAATCCCCCTGTCGGGACTACCCACCCCGCACCAGCCGccagcccccaccaccacctctgccCCACCCCCTCCCACACAGCCAACCCCTACCAAGATAAGCAAG CCACTGCAATCTCCAGTCCTCACGCCAAGCAGCCAGCCCAATCCGTCCATCCCCGCCTATGCCTCC CCCCGATCCCCAACCCTGCAGCCCCACACCCCGATCAGTGGCACGCCCAATGCCCCTCCGCTGCAGAACAACCAGCCTGTGGAGTTCAATCATGCCATCAACTACGTCAACAAGATCAAGAACCGTTTCCAGGGTCAGCCGGACATCTACAAAGCCTTCCTGGAGATCCTGCACACCTACCAG AAGGAGCAGCGGAATGCTAAGGAGGCAGGAGGGAACTACACCCCAGCCCTGACAGAGCAGGAGGTCTATGCCCAGGTGGCCCGGCTCTTCAAGAACCAGGAGGACCTTCTCTCTGAGTTTGGCCAGTTCCTACCAGATGCCAACAGCTCGGTG CTGTTAAGCAAGACGACAGCAGAAAAGGCGGAGTCTGTGCGGAATGACCACGGTGGCACAGCGAAGAAGCTGCAGCTCAACAACAAACAGAGGCCCAATCAGAACGGTTGCCAGATCCGCATGCTCTCTGGGACAGTTGCCACACCCCCTGTCAAG AAGAAGCCCAAGTTGGTGAATTTGAAAGACTCGTCCCTGGTAGAAGACAGCAAACATGGAGATGGCACAGAATCTCTGTTCTTTGAGAAG GTGCGGAAGGGCTTGCGGAGTGCAGAGGCCTATGACAACTTCCTACGTTGTTTGGTCATCTTCAACCAAGAGGTCATCTCCAGGGCTGAGTTGGTGCAACTGGTGCTGCCTTTCCTGGG GAAATTCCCCGAACTGTTCAATTGGTTCAAGAACTTCCTAGGATACCGGGAAATGTCCCACACTGAGCGCTATCCCAAGGAGCGTGCTTTGGAGGGCATTGCCATGGAGATTGACTATGCTTCCTGCAAGAGACTGGGATCGAGCTACAGAGCACTGCCGAAGAGCTACACGCAGCCAAAGTGCACCGGGAGAACGCCACTGTGCAAAGAG GTCCTCAATGACACCTGGGTGTCCTTCCCTTCCTGGTCTGAAGACTCTACCTTTGTGAGCTCCAAAAAGACCCAGTATGAGGAGCACATCTACAGATGTGAGGATGAACGCTTCGAG CTGGATGTGGTGCTGGAGACCAACCTGGCCACCATCCGCATGCTGGAGACTGTACAAAGAAAACTGTCCCGTATGTCTGCCGAGGAGCAGGCCAAGTTCCGCCTGGACAACACGCTGGGAGGCTCCTCGGAAGTCATCCATCGCAAGGCCATCCAGAGGATATACGGTGACAAGGCCCCTGACATCATCGATGGGCTCAAGAAGAACCCTGCCGTTTCTGTTCCCATTGTGCTGAAGAG GTTAAAGACCAAGGAGGAGGAGTGGCGGGAAGCCCAGAGGGGCTTCAACAAGATCTGGAGGGAGCAGAATGAGAAGTACTACTTGAAGTCTCTTGACCACCAAGGTATCAACTTCAAACAGAACGACACCAAGGTGCTACGATCCAAGACACTGCTCAATGAGATTGAGAGCATCTACGACGAG CGACAGGAACAGGCATCGGAAGAGAACACCGTGATGCCCAGCGGCCCCCACCTGACTTTGACCTACGAGGACAGCCAGATCCTGGAGGACGCTGCCGCCCTCATCATCCACCACGTCAAGCGGCAGACGGGCATCCAGAAGGAGGACAAGTACAAGATCAAACAAATCATTCACCACTTGATCCCCGACATGCTGTTCGCCCAGCGCGGCGAGCTCTCAGAcctggaggaagaagaagaggaagaggagatggagcTGGATGTGTCCGTGGCCAAGAAGCACAATGGCGTCACGCAAGGCGGAAGCCCAAACAAGTCCTCCAAGCTCCTCTTCTGCAACACGGGTGCCCAGAAGCTGCGGAGTTGCGCCGAGGCCTACAATCTATTTTACGTCAACAATAACTGGTACATCTTCCTGCGGCTGCACCAGACACTGTGCTCGCGGCTGACGCGGATCTAcgggcaggcggagaggcagaTAGAGGAGGACATCCGGGAgcgtgactgggagagagaggtgcTGGGCCTCAAGCGAGACAAGAATGACAACCCTGCCATCCAGCTGAGACTGAAAGAGCCCA TGGATATAGAGGTGGAGGACTACTACTCTGCCTTCCTGGAGATGGTGCGGAACCTTCTGGATGGCAACCTGGAGCCTGCTCAGTACGAGGACTCCCTCCGGGAGATGTTCACCATCCATGCCTACACCGCCTTCACCATGGACAAACTCATCCAGAGCATCGTCAGGCAG CTCCAGCACATAGTGAGTGACGAGATCTGCGTGCAGGTGACAGACCTGTACTTAGCAGAGGGCACCAACGAGGCCACCGGGGGTCCCCTTCCCACCCAGACATCCAGAGCTTCCACAGAGGGATGCTACCAGCGCAAGGCGGAACAGATCATGTCCGATGAGAATTGCTTCAAG CTTATGTTTCTAAAGAACAGAGGCCATGTTCAACTGACAGTGGAGCTTCTGGACACCGAGGAGGAGAACTCCGATGAACCCATGGAGGCAGAG cGCTGGTCAGATTACGTGGGTCGCTACCTGAAttctgactctacctctccagAGTTGCGGGAACACCTTGCTCAGAAACCTGTCTTCCTTCCCAG GAACCTCCGTCGGATACGGAAGTACCAAAGTGGTAGGGAGCAGCTGGAGAAGGAGGCCAGCGAGGGAGAgaaaaagtccatggagaatgcaGAGAACCTTAAAATGGAATGTATGTTCAAGCTCAACTCCTACAAGATGGTGTATGTCTTCAAGTCTGAGGACTACATGTACCGACGCACTGCCTTGCTGCGAGCTCACCAG TCACACGAGAGAGTGAGCACTCGGTTGCACAAGCGCTTCCAGGCCTGGGTCGACTTCTGGGTGAAGGAGCATGTCACTCGCGACATGGCTGCTGAGACCAACAAGTGGCTGATGGGAGAGGGGCGTGACGGCCTGGTGCCGTGCACCACCACCCGCGAGCTGGAGATCCTCCACTTCATGAACATCAACAAGTACCGTGTCAAATACGGCTCACCCCTCAATGCACCATAA